The genomic region CGAAACTAAGctaatttgtttggttttacaaATGTACGTTTACGCTTCAGTTTTTTTCGTGTTAGCTCAAGAGAGTGGAGCTGGGAGTAAATCTCGGTGAATATCTCCTTTTGTTCCTCTTCCGGTATGCTGCGTCGATATTCCTTCATGAGGTCGTACTTCTCCCAGGGTGTCGCTACCATTTCCGCCTTGCGACGACGTCGTTCGTTCGTGTGCTCATCGATGTTGGCCACACCCTGCAAGTTATGCCGTTCCCACCGGGCGTACCATGGTCTCGGTTTTAGTACCACCTTTAACTCGTTCACAGGAACTGGCGCTCCTTCTGGTAGTATTTCCGGTTCCATGTTTACATCGAACGTACTATAGTCATCGAGCGCGTCGCGAAGATACAGCAGATTTTCGTCCAATCGCTTTTCCAGCCGTAGCACCTCGATCTTTTGCAACGTAGGATCATACAAGTCGTAGCTGATTTCAATGCCCTGATGGTCGATCACGTTTCGCAAAATGAACCGGGCACGTAATCCACACTTTTCCCGCAGTATGCAAATACCAACGAAACgtgcagttttgttttcggcGTGCGGATCCGAAGAGGTTACCGCCAGAACAGATCCAACGTAGAACTCTGGGATGTCGATGTTCGCACGCCGGTCCAGCATGTCTTTGCGTTCTAGTTTCTCGCGGACTGAATTACGCCACTCGATCTTCGGATCTGGTAGAAACTCCTGATAGACATACCTGTAGTTTGGCGGAATGATTGACTTGCGCTCGGCTGGGATGTTGCTTGATGTCGAGGATGCTTTATTTGCACCCAAAGCTGGTACCGGTTTGGTTGAGTAACACTTCACAGTTCCCGCCGGCGTACTGTCTGCAAAGAAATAGTTTTGTAACTTTGTTCGCACAGATGCTGGTAACGTTGGCCATACCTATTCGGCATAAAGCTGGCGATAACCAAAATCTACCAGAGGCACGGATGGTGTGCATCCAACTCATTTTGTCGTGCCTCTTAGCAAAAAATACTGGAAGAAAAATAGATGGCAGACTACCTcgtgaaatgtttttatttctaaacACTCGTTGTAAACTTTTGTCGAACCTATTTTATGTCAAAGTTCCGAGCAGAACCATTTGGTAGGTGCAGACgagaacagttttttttaatttgtgtgATCGTAATGAAGTTATCGAGCAACTAAACCATATTTGCTTAAAGCCGAACAATATTGTATATATGTTGCGTAACTAAAGACAgcagatgaaaacaaaatcattttcatcCAAAATTAACCGAACTCAAAATCGGGACTCAGTGGGTATTTCGGAGAAAGTCCACGTACCCACCACTAGTAAGCTATAATGATGCATTCGAGTcccataaaatattcaaatctgCTATAAAAGCTATTCACGCGCGTAAATTTAATATCCACCACTtgcaaaactttaaaaaaaatgaaaattatttgaatctgCTGGCAAaagcattgtttttttgtattttgtagGTAAACTGAACAGCttaattttgaagattttaGACAAGGTTATCGTGCTCAGCACGGACTACGATCGGAAAATATCCGTTCGAATCGagcttttttttactattcgTCAAAATAGGTATAAACTTGTGCATATCCTTTGCATAATGATTTACACATCATCGTTAGTCCTTACTTCTCAAATCTACCCGATGAAGCGCGGTGCCTGTGATGGCCATCGTTCTCATTTTCTCTCAAATAAAGTCACAGTGGGATATTACTATTGACTCCCATCGGCATCAACAAAAGCAACTTTTACTCTTACCGGTGGAAAGGAATGAGCTCTTGATCCTGATCCATAAGCTTGTCTGTAACCACGATGCGTCTTTCTTTCCGGTCGGCATTTTGCTTTATATTTCACATTCGGTTCCTGCTTGGCGCGGCCCAAAACGGACACGAACAGAGTGTAACGGAGCCACGAGTTGTATTGTCGGTGTACATGGTAGCATGATCCCTGAACAACAGTCACCCGCCCGACCGCATGGCACGACCGTCGCCTAACGACAATGTAGGAACACTTTAATCCTTATTTAAGGTGCATAACGAGGGTT from Anopheles coustani chromosome 3, idAnoCousDA_361_x.2, whole genome shotgun sequence harbors:
- the LOC131259293 gene encoding large ribosomal subunit protein bL19m, with translation MSWMHTIRASGRFWLSPALCRIDSTPAGTVKCYSTKPVPALGANKASSTSSNIPAERKSIIPPNYRYVYQEFLPDPKIEWRNSVREKLERKDMLDRRANIDIPEFYVGSVLAVTSSDPHAENKTARFVGICILREKCGLRARFILRNVIDHQGIEISYDLYDPTLQKIEVLRLEKRLDENLLYLRDALDDYSTFDVNMEPEILPEGAPVPVNELKVVLKPRPWYARWERHNLQGVANIDEHTNERRRRKAEMVATPWEKYDLMKEYRRSIPEEEQKEIFTEIYSQLHSLELTRKKLKRKRTFVKPNKLA